The Silene latifolia isolate original U9 population unplaced genomic scaffold, ASM4854445v1 scaffold_75, whole genome shotgun sequence nucleotide sequence tgtgatttataaattggtaaaatattttggtacaagtaattatgaattactaagtcgacttttgtgtatgacgtatttttattaatacgttgatttttaatatgttaaaaatacataacaatttatgtgacatgtgacatgtaacatattgacaaaaaaataatatggattccatgttataagtgtaccgaaattaagaggagggTTAtgcaaatattgtgttgattaattagtggagaacacaatcatttaccttaattgtctagccatgcacacctagtttacattgtgaagctAAACAAAGGCATACATTGGCTCCCTCTtctccctcttccacccggttttaccacaagaaaggcaaagggtttttgccttatattttgatAAAACAATACATAATATTATTGTTAGAGCATTCataattcattcatctaaaatttgagttttagagagataaaaagcttccttcgttctcctcccataaaccgaaaatattaagtgtcctataatatttttgggtcaatttttctacaagattaatattgtactagtatttataatattgattttaattaagagtgtgctttgggtataaagctttgggagtgatcctatacttggatctttgttcttccactaaaggaaagcacaagaacaagagagaaaggtgatctctcttgtgccctataaaccgaaaatccaatgtaagaacaatgtttcttctttattttgtttaagtgtttgcatgcataagatcattcattaattttatgacaaattaaattaaaacatatatgaatatgttagtatatagatctactttccttcaactagcttggctttaactcctcatatccaaatttatcttagccccttcttacccattacctcacatatccatatttacctcagcatgtgtcatggtcatctgtttggttggaatgcatatgtacggttgtagagattactttcatattagactgcagacatgttttcataggtcgtagttaggtgagtgtcactacaaaatgaattctttctatcttttacatatattcacctgtgcttatgtgtgatatgagcgacccgtgagagtccataatgataagtctctatagttgacggttcagcaggtttttaacgactacataactcgtttgcatgattcacattactaattgattgttgatttgcagcattaaattggtttaggctttacttgttgcatttcgctctgagattgaactcgttccattaggtcctatgatcgagtctagttcttgcttggggacaagcaagagtttggtttggggaagtttgatgcgtgtctaatatatgatgttttgcacctcatttcacacgcatttcagagctcaattgagtagtttatgctactatttcccttgtttcgtgtatttcttccttttcgtgtgattttgtaggaatgtgaagaattcggtggaaaatggaccaaatctgtCCCGGAGCGCTTAGCTTAGGATTAGACATAAGGAGAATACTCGAGGACCAAACTTGGCACGCATTTTGGAGCTTGAAAGACAAATTTGGAAGCGAACTATCAGCTACATCAGTCGACCGACCGTGCCTAGTAGTCGGTCGACCATATCAGTAGCAGTCCCAGTTTCAGAACGTGAACAGTAGCATGCAGGAGTCCGATAGTTGGTCGGTCGACTGCTACCTATGGTCGGTCGACCACCCCTCAGTCTGACGGAAATAAAAGATGTGGATAAAGCTCATTGTACTTAAGTTTAGGAAATTAGGTTACATTacttcttctatataacgtaacacaaccCTTCTGTATCAATCATCTAGGTTTTTATATACTACGTTACTTTAGGTTTCATTCACATTCAATTCATATTTTAGTTATCAATAAAGTTCTTATTACGGATCTATTCATTCCTCTTTGATTTTCGGTAATTCTTGTTCCTTTACTTCAGTTTATTTACTTTGTTTATAGTTTAGAAATTGTTAGCATAAAATCCCGGAACCCTAGATTTAGTTTATGCACTTTAATTATTCTAGTATTTCAACCatgaattcttatgctttaattaccaattttatagttgttattatcattaatatgtctagctaaatcaccattgctaggatgtaggcgaacttagcgTAGATGGCACTAGAATAGGCtaccctcggattagggcttggtcgaccggctggcttatctggtcggtcgactgagtcagttggtcgatcgactggggtagctggtcgatcgaccaccttcgtgtctgatttgcttcgtttgattcgttaagtgcaatatctatcaatgagacctagtggagacttgttagatgcttagttttgaccaacccgtagatcgaaagatagggaaggacttagattaacgaattaagatggctaaattgctagatcgaaagataatgtaatttaggcattaggatcactagtcaagaacgaaagttagtattagtgacacctagggactaatagcatagaccgagaggggttattagttgacttggaccgagaggacctgtcatatccatcacccacgactgtatttcgagacctacctagacttatgtgccatcatAGTTATAGTGACCCGATCGTCCTAGCTCCTttctattatttgtttacatcatcTTATTATTTGATtgtttttattgtcttatttatttttatttgcatttagtttagttattaatCAATCCAAACCCCCTCACTGTTaccgatagactgaaatataaagcaactattatctccctacctccctgcggatcgacccttactaccacttgctagttgtagtttggttttataaatattatctttggtgcacacaacgacaggcatcaggcACCAAAGACTCTATCTCATAACCTTGGCTCGTTAAACAATCTGCCAATTTAGAGAGGTCGCGAGAAACATACTGCCCTTGATCCATATAACCTGGAACATTCGCCAAAACACAAGTATAGGGGAATAGAAATAAATGAGACATTGTGTGCGATagggatttttgaaatgttttacatAAGAGAGAAGAGAGGTTATTGGGAAATACTATTATGTTTCGGAAATTAGATATTTATAGGCCTGGTATTTGGCACAACTGTCAACAGTGCCTGTTCGCATTACCGATATATTAAATTTTTtgatttaatgcttgattgttcaaTGTCCTTTTCTTGGGAATGGAAGTGTTATTAACAAATCATCAAAATATCCTGATACATACAACCTGGCCTTTTCTTAAAAGTGAACTCATAATCTTCACcagtttttttttaaattatttgaactaataatctgatactttatttagtgaatctcagCCTTTATGTAGTGAATCTCAGCCATTATTTAGTGAATCCTGGGCCTTATTTTGCGAATCTCTGTTGTTAAACGTTACTGATgcaatttttttttggtaaaatgtgagtattatatatataaaagaaaagTCTCAATTACAAAAACAAGGCCTAAACCTTTCCATGAACTAAGGAAACTTCAAGCTATCTAGCCATGCTAACTCTTGTGGATTCAGCTTCCTTTTATCTCGTTCTCTTATCCTCCTCTTCATATCGTAAATTATCAGCAAAGCAACAACCTCAGGCCTAAGGACCAGCTGCTCTATACGACACTTATTCCTCTGCTGCCACACATGATACATAGCACTCAACACCATAGCATTCTTTACCCTTCTCTGCGTTTTCAGGCCATTACTATTGATGCACCAATGCAGGACATCAGTTGCAGGAAAAGTTAGACCAGAGAAATGCTGCAAATGTTGGATCATCCTTCTGCTAAATGCACAGTCAAAAAATAAATGGTCCTGTGTCTCATCTTCCCGTCCACATAAGAAACACATACCATCCACATTCAAACCAAATCCTTTCAATCTGCTATTGGTATGCAGAGAGTTATGTGCAATAAGCCAAGCCATGAACCTATGTTTAGGAAGATTCCAACTGTCCCAAATTACCCCCTGTGCCGGTCCACGGTGGTCCTGGCTTCTCTTAGCCATTCATAACACCCACTGGGGTGTAGCCATCTCTTGAACCCGCCATATCCCCCGATTATATCCATTAGCAAGCAATTCCTTCACCTTGCAAATCCTCCTCCACACCCAACCGGAGTTCTTTGGTAGGTGTGTACAAATGCCACGAGGTCCCCTTTAAATAGTTGGCATTCACCTAGTGGACCCATAATGAGTCCTTCTTGGCTGCAACCCAATCCACAAGTCTCCCAACCATAGCAACATTCCACAATTCTAGATTCTTTAGCCCCAATCCTCCTTCCTGTTTTGGCCTACATATAGTTTCCCAAGCTACTAAGGGACTCCTTCTATATTCAGCACTACCATCCCATAAAAAATTCCTGCAAGTTGCTTCTATTCTTTGCATAACACCTTTAGGAAGAACAAACAAAGAAGCCCAATAGGAGTGTAATGAGTTCAGGACATGCTGAACCAAAATGAGCCTTCCTGCATATGAAAATTTCCTGGCACCATAGCTATGTATTCTACTGCAAATTTTATCCACCAAGCATTCACAGTCCTTCTTCATTAACCTCGTAGTTTGAATAGGCATCCCTAGATATCTGAAGGGTAATTTACCTTCCTTGAAACCAGACACACTCAGGAAGTCGCTTTTGAGCTCATCAGTCACTCCATTGAAGTATGCATTGGATTTACTAGGGCTCACTTTAAGTCCAGATGTTCTTGAGAAGGTAGAGAAGGATTTCAGAAGCAACATCATAGACCCAAAGATCCCCATTATTGAACATTAAaacatcatctgcaaacataaggTTGGTAATCTTCAATTCTTTGCATAATGGGTGATACCTGAACTGGTATTTATCTGCAGCATATTTCAGCAATCTATAACTAATATTTCTTTTTGTGTGAAGCAGAGACCctagtttgtgaaactagaaggttattttgtgaaacttaataactaatatatacaacctgggtaagattaaaaactgaactaataatctgaacttgtgaatctcagtccttgtgtttgtgaatcctagagctctttttgtgaaccctttaggaatgacctattttgctcttttctttatttgtgatcctcagaccttgttttgtgaatcttgagGAGTAATTTGTGTAACTCGAAGATAATATTCTGAGACTTTATTTCTAAATCACCTATTCTGCTCTCTTTCTTCATTTGTGAATCAcagaccttatttagtgaatcttaagccttgttttgtgaatgtgaGATGTGACTTTGTGAACCTTTTATCTTCTTAGGTGTTGATTCAAATATCAACAACAACTCACAGTGTAGTGTGACGCCTCGTGTCGGTTGTGGTAAGGTTCCTTGCTCTAATGTTGGTTTTGGTCAGGATGGTGAGGGTTCTACTGCTGTCTTAACGACCCCTACAATGCtaactatttccacacctactactttGGTAACTTACACACCGGGTGGCACTGAGCAATGGATAGGTGGGATTGAAGAGAAGTTTACACCCGTGGTTGGCAAAACATTTGTGGACTTAGAGTCAGCGATgttgttctataaaatttatgctattgcttgtgggtttgaagcaaggaagtcttcaaCTAAGAGGTTTAAAGATGGTGTTATTCGAAGAAAATGCATGGTTTGCCATCGTGAAGTTTTTAATAAGAGGAAAAATCGTCCTCCCCAAGCTGATgcaaaaacaacaaccgttgaaaCTGGTGACAAAACAAAAGCTGGTGCAGTAAGTGGAAATAGAAAAATAGCTGCTAAAACCGGTACGAAAAggggtggaggtggtgatgaggAGGCTTTGAGTTCTAATAAGCAAAGAGGTACAAGAATAACCAAAATTAAAAGGTGGGGTTGTGAAGCGATGATCAAATTCATGTTCCATGAAAACATGTACAAGATTGAACAATTccgtgagggtcacaatcacccagtgacgccggtcaaaaatagggaatttgagaaacttgctgACAATATAAATCAACTGAACGAATATCATAAGCAATTGATTATCCAAAATTCGAGATTGAATGTCGGCGCTAGTATAACATACAATTTATGCAAGGAACAAGCAGAGGGTTTCGAAAATGTGGGAGCTACCCTTATGTAGTTCAAGAATTCCCAAAGGAATGTAAAGTGTCTACTTAATGGCAAGGATGGACATATGTTCATCTCTCGTTTAGAAACCCTCCGAGAAACAAAAGGGTTGTAATGTATATGAAACAGATGCTGACAATGCTTTGACAAGAATTTTTTGGACAAATGCGGATTCCATCAGATGTTATGCATTGTTTGGTGATGCTATTTCATTCGATCCAACCTATGGAACGaacaaatataacatgaaattCGCGTCTTTCACTGGGATTGAAAATCACAAAAAGTCAATAACATTTGG carries:
- the LOC141640265 gene encoding uncharacterized protein LOC141640265; amino-acid sequence: MAKRSQDHRGPAQGVIWDSWNLPKHRFMAWLIAHNSLHTNSRLKGFGLNVDGMCFLCGREDETQDHLFFDCAFSRRMIQHLQHFSGLTFPATDVLHWCINSNGLKTQRRVKNAMVLSAMYHVWQQRNKCRIEQLVLRPEVVALLIIYDMKRRIRERDKRKLNPQELAWLDSLKFP